In the Gracilimonas sp. genome, CACCAGCATAGTTCGGGCACCGGGCCCCTGCCGCCCCTCAAAATTTCGGTTCGATGTAGAAACACAATATTCGCCTTTTGGAATTTTATCCTCGTTCATTCCAAGACATGCTGAACATCCCGACTGTCGTAATTCAAAACCAGCCTCGGCTAATATCTTGTCAATTCCTTCTTTCTGTGCCTGCTCTTGAACCTGTCTTGAGCCCGGTACAATCATCGCATTAACATGATCGGCTTTCTTTTTGCCTTTCACATAGTTCGCTACAATCCGAAGGTCTTCAATGCGGCTATTGGTACAGCTTCCTATAAATACGTGATCGATTTTCTTTCCCTGAAGTCTTTGACCGGGTTCCAGCCCCATATATTCAAGCGACTTTTGCAATCCCTCCGGGTTTGCGACTTCTTCTGGTTTTGGAACCGTTCCGGTAATCTTGATGCCTGCCCCGGGATTGGTCCCATAGGTAATCATCGGTTCAATGTCTTCAGCCCGGAAATTGTATTCTGTATCAAAAATAGCTTCATCGTCTGAAAAAAGTGTTTTCCAATGATCTACAGCTTTCTCAAATCGTTCTCCTTGTGGGGCAAATTCACGGCCTTTCACATATTCAAAAGTCGTTTCATCCGGAGCAATCATCCCGCCACGTGCACCCATTTCTATACTCATGTTGCAGATGGTCATGCGAGCTTCCATAGAAAGTCCCCAGATGGCTGTTCCCGCATATTCTACAAAATGGCCGGTTCCTCCGCCGGTTCCCAATTTCGAAATGATATACAGGATGATGTCTTTGGCATAAATCCCGTCCCCCAGTTCTCCATCTATAGTAATGCGCATAGTTTTAGGACGCTCTACAAGCAGGCATTGAGTAGCCATTACCTGTTCTACCTGAGAAGTCCCTATTCCAAATGCAATAGCACCAAATGCCCCATGAGTTGACGTATGGCTATCACCACAAACGATGGTCATGCCCGGCTTGGTTATTCCCAGCTCCGGACCAATTACATGCACAATACCCTGATAGGGATGTCCTAATCCATAAAGCTCAATCCCGAAATCTTCACAGTTCTGCTGAAGAGCATCCACCTGTAATTTGGAAAGCGCATCTTTAATAGGAAGATGCTGATTTTTGGTAGGCACATTGTGATCTGCCGTTGCAACAATCTTATCGGTTCGGTGAATATCTATTCCACGGTTTCGGATACCACTAAAAGCTTGTGGGCTGGTAACCTCATGGATAAAATGCCGGTCGATATATAAAACTTCTAAACCACCCTCTACCTGCGCAACTACATGATGATCCCAAACTTTATCAAATAACGTTTTTGGCATAAACTGATTTATACTTCTTCAATACTATTAGTAACTCCAATTTCTTTGCTAAATAAATAATGTTCGCTCCGACGCAGAGCGAATAAACATTACAAACATTGACCCTCCCCTTTATCCCCTCCCGGGAGGGGAAACTCTTTGGCAAGAGTTTGAGTTGGATACGACCTCATTATTTCAATTATGTATCTGCCTGAACCTGATTCCGAACGCTCTGCGTCGTAACCAAACACTTCAGCATTCAACGTTCCTTGTTGAATGTTCGATGTTCTTTAGCCTGTTGCAGCAACTGAAAACAATTGAACCAAGTCCTGATCCTGAATCACCTTTTGCTGATCAGCAAGATTCAGAAATTCCTTGTAATAACGATCCAATTCTTCTTTACTAAACTCAAATCCCAGTTTCTGTGCCCTGTAGTGCAATGCAGCACGACCACTCCGGGCAGTAAGCACAATAGATGACTCCAGTGCGCCAACTTCTTCAGGGTCTATAATTTCATAAGTTTCCCGCGATTTAATCACTCCATCCTGGTGAATACCTGATGAATGTGCAAAAGCATTCGATCCAACAATGGCTTTATTGGCCTGAACCGGCATATTCATTTTAGCTGAAACCAGCGCACTGACTTCACAGAGATACTTGGTATTGATGTTGGTATCAAAATTCAAGTCATGATGCTTACGCATAATCATCACCACTTCTTCCAATGATGCATTTCCGGCCCGCTCACCAATTCCATTGATGGTACATTCGATTTGCTGAGCTCCATTTTGTATTCCGGAAATTGAATTTGCTGTGGCCAGGCCTAAATCGTTATGGCAGTGCGTGGAGATAATGGCTTTATCAATTCCCTTCACGTTTTCTTTCAGGTATTTGATCTTTTCACCATACTCCGAAGGCAGGCAGTAGCCTGTTGTATCCGGAATATTTACTACCGTTGCTCCAGCCTTGATCACTGCTTCGATTACTTTTGCGAGATATTCATTATCTGTACGCCCGGCGTCTTCAGCATAAAATTCTACATCTTCCACATACTTCTTCGAAAGCTTTACGGCTTCCACTCCCCGTTCAATTACTTTCTCACGGGTAGTTCTGAGTTTATTAAAGACATGACTGTCAGATGTTCCAATTCCTGTGTGAATACGAGGACGATTAGCATTTTGAACAGCTTCAGCTGCTACTTCGATGTCGTTTTGAACGGCGCGAGTGAGAGCGCACACCGTTGAATTTTTGATGATTGCAGAAATCTGTTTTACGGACTTAAAATCTCCTGGGCTGGAAACCGGAAAACCGACTTCCATTACGTCTACTCCAAGACGTTCCAATTCCCTGGCGATTTCAATTTTTTCCTGGGTATTTAATCTGCACCCCGGTACTTGTTCGCCATCCCGGAGAGTTGTATCAAAAATCTGTATTTGTGTGTTTGGCATTAGTCTGAGGATTTCTAACTTAACTGCCGAATCAATTACTGTCTCTGGTCAAAGTTCTAGTAATTGGGCTGAATGTATTGGCATACAAGGTTTTCCTAAAACCAGAATCTTAGGTTATTACGATACCCAAACATTTGGCATAAATAATCATCTTACTGATTATTAATTACTTAACTCACTTTTACTCACTCATTTAGTACAATGGCCAATCAACCGAATGATTATCTTTATCAACTGATTAAATCGTTGACAAAGGCTGAAAAGCGTGCATTTAAGATTTATGCAACCCGGAACAGCACGCCCGATGCTAAATTCATCAAGCTCTTTGATGCAGTGGATAAAGTGACCGACTATGATGAAGAAGCTATTATCAAAAGCTTAAAAGGAGTTAAGAAGCGGCAATTTTCAAACCTGAAAGCTCATCTGTATAAACAGATTCTCACCAGTCTTCGGCTTACCAATATCAACCACAATGTAGACATCATGCTGCGCGAGCAGATTGATCATGCTCGAATTTTGTATAACAAGGGACTCTATAAGCAAAGCCTGAGACTGCTGGACAAAGCCAAGTCTCTCGCCCACCAAAATCACCGGCATTCACTGGAATATGAAATTCTGACTTTTGAACGAATCATAGAGTCGCAATATATCACCCGGAGTCTAAAGAACAGAGCCGATGAACTGATTGAACAAGCTGAGGAAAAGCTTCAAACCCTTTCCAACTATAACCGACTTTCCAATCTGTCGTTAAGGCTTTATGGCATATACATTAAGGCTGGCCATGTTCGGGATCAAACCGATTATGAGAACATCAGCCGATATTTCAAAAAGGAACTGGACGATATAGATAAGGAAAACCTGGGCTTTTTTGAGCAGCTTTATCTCTATGTTTCCTATGCCTGGTACAGCTTGATTGTTCAGGATTTCTTGCTTCAATATCGCTATGCCCAAAAGTGGGTCGATCTATTTCACGACAATCCGGATATGCTGGAACTGGAACCTATTTGGTATCTTAAAGGGCAACATGTGCTGCTAGAAGCATTGTTCATTCTGGGCCATTACAAGAAGCATGAGGAAGTAAAAAGGAATCTGGAATCCTTTCTGGATAATCCTCCTATACGGAGTAATGAAAACCTGGAAACGCTCGGCTTTATGTACCTATATACCTCAAAAATTAACGGACATTTTATTGCGGGTACGTTTTCAGAAGGGGTAAAGATGGTTCCGGAGTTGAACCGGAAAATAGAAAAATACGCACAGCAGGTGGATCCACACCGTATTCTGGTCTTCTACTATAAAATAGCCTGTTTGTATTTTGGCGCCGGAAATAATGACAAAGCCATCGATTACCTCAATAAAATCATCAACTATCCCGACCAAAAGCTGCGGGAAGACCTTCACTGTTTTGCACGTATTCTGAACCTTATTGCCCATTATGAATTAGGAAATCAGACCCATGTAGAGTATCAAATAAGATCTGTTTACCGATTTCTCAGAAAGATGAATGACCTGAATCTGGTTCAGCAGGAAATACTGAACTTTCTTCAGAATTTAGGCAAGGCAAACGGTTCATCCCTGAAAGAAAAGTTCATAAAACTGCGCGAGCGACTGCTCGAAATCAATGAAATGCCTTATCAAAAACGTCCTTTTTTGTATTTGGACATCATATCCTGGCTGGAGTCCAAAATTCACAATAAACCCGTTCAGGACGTTATAAACGAGAAATTCACTCCCCGTCATTAATAGAATATTTATTTGGGCATCCCATCAATTAAAAAGATAGCACCGCTGTTTAGTTGATATTATAGCTAAGTCAGCTTTTCTTAGGAGCGAATTAAACGTTCAATTATGCTGTCTATCATTATTTCTCTGGTCATTATTCAAGTCATTGGTATTCCATACCAACCAGGGAAAGTTTTGTGATGGCAACTTGATTATGATTACACAAAGCCTTCCCTAATCCGGAAGGCTTTTTTTTTTGAACTTAGTTTTTTGGAAACGACTCACACTCACTCATTACATGGCGGAATTAAATAAATACAGTAAACAAGTCACCCAGGACGACTCTCAGCCTGCAGCCCAGGCTATGCTACATGCTATAGGCCTTACTGACGAAGACCTACAGAAACCTCTCATTGGTGTTGCAAGTACTGGTTATGAAGGCAATCCCTGTAACATGCACCTCAATGATTTAGCGGTTCATGTGAAAAAAGGAATTGAAAATGCCGGATTAAACGGACTGATTTTTAATACTATTGGTATCAGCGATGGCATTTCGATGGGAACGCCCGGAATGAGGTATTCTCTGCCCTCCCGGGATTTAATTGCAGATTCAATGGAATCGGTAGTCAAGGGAATGTCTTATGATGGTTTTGCGGCTATCGTAGGCTGTGACAAGAATATGCCCGGCGCTCTGATGGCCATGATTCGTGTAAACCGGCCTTCCATTCTGGTTTATGGTGGAACCATTGCTCCCGGTTTTCATAACGGACAAAAACTGGATGTGGTTTCCGCTTTTGAAGCCTGGGGTCAAAAAGTAAGCGGGAAAATGTCGGAAGGAGATTTTAAGGATGTGATTCAGCATGCTTGTCCCGGTGCCGGTGCCTGTGGCGGGATGTATACCGCCAACACCATGTCATCAGCTATTGAGGCTCTGGGGTTAAGTCTTCCCTATAATTCTTCGAACCCGGCTATGAATGGAGTAAAAGCCATTGAATGTGAAGAAGTTGGACAACATCTCTACCACCTGCTGGAGAACGACATCAAGCCACTGGACATTCTAACCAAACAATCATTTGAAAACGCCATCCGCCTGATTATGGTTTTAGGCGGATCAACAAATGCGGTTCTTCACCTTATTGCCATTGCCCGTACTGCGAATATCGACATCGGGCTGGATGACTTTCAGCGACTGAGCAACAACACCCCTTTTCTGGCAGACCTGAAGCCAAGTGGTAAATATGTAATGCAAGACCTACACGAAGCAGGAGGTGTTCCGGCTGTAATGAAATATATGCTTGAACAGGATCTCCTGGATGGAGACTGCATGACCGTGACCGGAAAAACATTAGCTGAAAATCTTGCAGAAGTTGATGCATTGGATGACAAACAGGATGTCATTCACCCCTTTGAAAACCCCATTAAGAAAAGCGGCCATATTCGCATCCTATATGGAAATCTTGCAGAAGAAGGTGCTGTGGCTAAAATAACCGGGAAAGAAGGAGAACTTTTTGAAGGAACAGCCCGTGTTTTTGAAAGCGAGTTTGAAGCCAACGATGGAATTAAGAACGGGGAAGTAAAAGCCGGAGATGTAGTCGTAATCCGAT is a window encoding:
- the leuC gene encoding 3-isopropylmalate dehydratase large subunit, with the translated sequence MPKTLFDKVWDHHVVAQVEGGLEVLYIDRHFIHEVTSPQAFSGIRNRGIDIHRTDKIVATADHNVPTKNQHLPIKDALSKLQVDALQQNCEDFGIELYGLGHPYQGIVHVIGPELGITKPGMTIVCGDSHTSTHGAFGAIAFGIGTSQVEQVMATQCLLVERPKTMRITIDGELGDGIYAKDIILYIISKLGTGGGTGHFVEYAGTAIWGLSMEARMTICNMSIEMGARGGMIAPDETTFEYVKGREFAPQGERFEKAVDHWKTLFSDDEAIFDTEYNFRAEDIEPMITYGTNPGAGIKITGTVPKPEEVANPEGLQKSLEYMGLEPGQRLQGKKIDHVFIGSCTNSRIEDLRIVANYVKGKKKADHVNAMIVPGSRQVQEQAQKEGIDKILAEAGFELRQSGCSACLGMNEDKIPKGEYCVSTSNRNFEGRQGPGARTMLVSPLTAAAIAIEGKVVDPREFELEKVAV
- a CDS encoding 2-isopropylmalate synthase gives rise to the protein MPNTQIQIFDTTLRDGEQVPGCRLNTQEKIEIARELERLGVDVMEVGFPVSSPGDFKSVKQISAIIKNSTVCALTRAVQNDIEVAAEAVQNANRPRIHTGIGTSDSHVFNKLRTTREKVIERGVEAVKLSKKYVEDVEFYAEDAGRTDNEYLAKVIEAVIKAGATVVNIPDTTGYCLPSEYGEKIKYLKENVKGIDKAIISTHCHNDLGLATANSISGIQNGAQQIECTINGIGERAGNASLEEVVMIMRKHHDLNFDTNINTKYLCEVSALVSAKMNMPVQANKAIVGSNAFAHSSGIHQDGVIKSRETYEIIDPEEVGALESSIVLTARSGRAALHYRAQKLGFEFSKEELDRYYKEFLNLADQQKVIQDQDLVQLFSVAATG
- the ilvD gene encoding dihydroxy-acid dehydratase; protein product: MAELNKYSKQVTQDDSQPAAQAMLHAIGLTDEDLQKPLIGVASTGYEGNPCNMHLNDLAVHVKKGIENAGLNGLIFNTIGISDGISMGTPGMRYSLPSRDLIADSMESVVKGMSYDGFAAIVGCDKNMPGALMAMIRVNRPSILVYGGTIAPGFHNGQKLDVVSAFEAWGQKVSGKMSEGDFKDVIQHACPGAGACGGMYTANTMSSAIEALGLSLPYNSSNPAMNGVKAIECEEVGQHLYHLLENDIKPLDILTKQSFENAIRLIMVLGGSTNAVLHLIAIARTANIDIGLDDFQRLSNNTPFLADLKPSGKYVMQDLHEAGGVPAVMKYMLEQDLLDGDCMTVTGKTLAENLAEVDALDDKQDVIHPFENPIKKSGHIRILYGNLAEEGAVAKITGKEGELFEGTARVFESEFEANDGIKNGEVKAGDVVVIRYAGPKGGPGMPEMLKPTSAIMGAGLGNDVALITDGRFSGGTHGFVVGHITPEAQTGGAIGLIRNGDTIRIDAIKNEINVLISDEELAERKKQWKEPPLKEATGTLYKYAKSVSSASQGCVTDEF